One genomic region from Anabaena sp. PCC 7108 encodes:
- the ftsH2 gene encoding ATP-dependent zinc metalloprotease FtsH2, translated as MKFSWRVVALWSLLALVIGFFFWQGAFANAPVDASKNAANTRMTYGRFLEYLDADRVTNVDLYDGGRTAIIEANDQDIENRVQRWRVDLPTNAPELINKLKEHKVSFDAHPIRNDGAIWGLLGNLVFPVLLITGLFFLFRRSNNLPGGPGQAMNFGKSRARFQMEAKTGVKFDDVAGIEEAKEELQEVVTFLKQPEKFTAVGAKIPKGVLLIGPPGTGKTLLAKAIAGEAGVPFFSISGSEFVEMFVGVGASRVRDLFKKAKDNAPCIIFIDEIDAVGRQRGAGIGGGNDEREQTLNQLLTEMDGFEGNTGIIIIAATNRPDVLDSALLRPGRFDRQVTVDAPDIKGRLEVLQVHARNKKLDKSVSLEAIARRTPGFTGADLANLLNEAAILTARRRKEGITILEIDDAVDRVVAGMEGTPLVDSKSKRLIAYHEIGHALVGTLLKDHDPVQKVTLIPRGQAQGLTWFMPNEEQGLISRSQLKARITGALGGRAAEEVIFGPAEVTTGAGGDLQQLSGMARQMVTRFGMSDLGPLSLESQQGEVFLGRDWTTRSEYSDSIAARIDAQVRAIAEECYDNAKKIIREHRSVTDRLVDLLIEKETIDGEEFRQIVAEYAVVPDKSQFVPQL; from the coding sequence ATGAAATTTTCTTGGAGAGTCGTAGCACTCTGGTCATTGCTGGCCTTAGTAATTGGCTTTTTCTTCTGGCAAGGGGCTTTTGCAAACGCTCCTGTAGATGCAAGCAAGAATGCAGCTAATACCCGTATGACCTATGGACGGTTTCTGGAATACTTGGACGCTGATCGCGTTACCAATGTAGACCTGTATGATGGTGGTAGAACAGCGATTATCGAAGCTAATGACCAAGATATCGAAAACCGCGTTCAACGCTGGCGAGTTGATTTACCTACTAATGCGCCTGAGTTAATTAACAAACTCAAAGAACATAAAGTTAGTTTTGACGCTCATCCTATCCGCAATGATGGCGCAATCTGGGGCTTATTAGGTAATCTTGTATTCCCAGTGTTATTGATTACTGGTTTGTTCTTTTTGTTCCGTCGTTCTAATAATCTTCCCGGTGGACCTGGCCAAGCTATGAATTTTGGTAAGTCCCGCGCTCGGTTTCAAATGGAAGCGAAAACCGGAGTAAAATTTGACGATGTAGCTGGGATTGAAGAAGCGAAAGAAGAACTACAAGAAGTTGTGACTTTCCTCAAACAGCCAGAAAAATTTACTGCTGTAGGTGCAAAAATTCCTAAAGGTGTCTTGTTAATTGGACCTCCTGGTACTGGTAAAACTTTACTAGCAAAAGCGATTGCTGGTGAAGCTGGTGTACCATTCTTTAGTATCTCTGGTTCAGAGTTTGTAGAAATGTTCGTGGGTGTGGGTGCTTCCCGTGTCCGCGACTTGTTCAAAAAAGCTAAAGATAACGCTCCTTGTATCATCTTTATTGATGAAATTGACGCTGTAGGTCGTCAACGGGGTGCAGGTATCGGTGGTGGTAATGATGAGAGAGAACAAACTCTCAACCAACTGCTAACCGAAATGGATGGTTTTGAAGGGAATACTGGCATTATTATTATTGCTGCTACCAACCGTCCTGATGTTTTAGACTCGGCTTTATTACGTCCCGGTCGTTTTGACAGACAAGTAACTGTTGACGCACCTGATATTAAAGGACGCTTGGAAGTTTTACAAGTTCATGCTCGTAATAAGAAATTAGACAAGAGTGTATCCTTAGAAGCGATCGCACGTCGTACTCCTGGATTCACCGGCGCAGACTTAGCTAACCTCCTCAACGAAGCAGCTATCCTCACCGCTAGAAGACGCAAAGAAGGCATTACCATCTTAGAAATAGATGATGCAGTAGACAGAGTAGTTGCTGGTATGGAAGGAACTCCTTTGGTAGACAGCAAGAGTAAGCGGTTAATTGCTTACCATGAAATCGGTCACGCTTTGGTGGGTACTTTATTAAAAGATCATGACCCAGTACAAAAAGTAACTTTGATTCCTAGAGGACAAGCGCAGGGCTTAACCTGGTTTATGCCTAACGAAGAACAAGGTTTAATTTCTCGTTCTCAACTCAAAGCCAGAATTACTGGTGCTTTGGGTGGTCGTGCTGCTGAAGAGGTCATTTTTGGACCAGCAGAAGTGACAACTGGTGCCGGTGGAGACTTACAACAGTTATCAGGAATGGCACGACAAATGGTAACACGGTTTGGGATGTCTGACTTAGGTCCTTTGTCACTGGAAAGCCAACAGGGTGAAGTGTTCCTGGGTCGTGACTGGACAACACGTTCTGAGTATTCTGATTCTATTGCGGCTCGCATTGATGCTCAAGTTAGAGCGATCGCAGAAGAGTGTTACGATAACGCTAAGAAAATTATCCGTGAACATCGCAGTGTGACAGACCGTTTGGTTGATTTGTTGATTGAAAAAGAAACCATTGACGGTGAAGAATTCCGTCAGATTGTCGCTGAGTACGCTGTTGTACCAGATAAGTCACAGTTTGTTCCGCAACTGTAA
- a CDS encoding type ISP restriction/modification enzyme, with product MFDFNNYIQDIQTNIKRGGERSHYPSLQRLVEGLMIGINARIEEKGNQEGIPDFTIRKNDRVLGYIEAKDINVDLIKTEKTEQIKRYLESNIGYNLILTNYLEFRWYVDGECEKTAKLADLEQGEITLVDDLQPITELLQLFLDQKAKDINNYYDLAKEMAAYTKTIRNAIFSTLDIETNTEQLNQLKETFKQILILDIDNQSFADMYAQTIAYGLFTARIGHAQNPGQFAFNRTTASIYISDRIPFLKGLFDIVIATDSVSKIHKSIENLVELLNTVDMTNILETFGRETRTEDPVIHFYETFLAAYQSSLRKSRGVYYTPEPVVNFIVRAVNDILVNEEIFDLQYGLGNRRVTILDPATGTGTFLYAVIKQIRDNVAKYGIDKWNNFLRDAKLVQRLFGFELLMTPYTIAHLKLGLLLGDLGYKFVPEERLKVYLTNALEEGIKQGDLIPGITQIIAEESSQAGKVKTEVPVMVVLGNPPYSVSSQNASKRKRLLNQDEKYLADVEYTGSVWNRIYKTGKAGKTITELTHIGELLELYKGRVRLEKEKNIQPLDDDYIKFIRFAQYQIQKTPKGYGIIGFITNHSYLNGLIHRGMREELLKYFDTLYIMDLHGNSLLKETTPNGNVDQNVFDIQQGVSILIAVREKSEPDYFSTAYKSRDGIKEMAKVLYYDLWGSRDKKYKFLESASLNNVDWIELQPTAPNYFFTAINYSLDIEKEYQNYWNLQDIFLVYSNVIETGKDDVLISFNQNKIQEFIKKLSNPAILDQDIADIYKIADSSNWNFFKSRLLIIKDGIQNDLIKPIYYRPFDIRFTYFHSILRRMQEKVLTNLTQNNLGLLAMRQVASGDNQYTHFMVCNHIVDNRSFFSNRGRPSVFPLYIYPNTENKQTNLFIERTSNLSPKFLEAIKNKLGKTPTPEYIFYYAYAIFHSPTYRTRYAEFLKIDFPRLPLTSNQKLFNSLAIKGEELVNLHLMKSEKLDNLITTYQAIGENQVSEVTYNSELQRVYINKQNYFTDIPQHIWEFKIGGYQVLDKWLKDRKNANRVLSEDEIIHYQKIVIALTETLRLMQEIDSLIPGFPIE from the coding sequence ATGTTTGATTTTAATAACTACATCCAAGATATACAAACCAACATTAAACGCGGTGGAGAACGCAGTCATTACCCTAGTTTACAACGTCTAGTTGAAGGTTTAATGATTGGAATTAATGCCAGAATTGAAGAAAAAGGTAATCAAGAAGGTATTCCTGATTTTACCATCAGAAAAAATGACCGAGTTTTGGGATATATCGAAGCTAAGGATATTAATGTTGATTTAATTAAAACCGAAAAAACAGAACAGATTAAACGTTATTTAGAATCCAATATTGGTTACAATTTGATTTTAACTAATTATCTAGAATTTCGTTGGTATGTCGATGGAGAATGTGAAAAAACTGCAAAATTAGCTGATTTAGAACAAGGTGAAATTACGCTGGTTGATGATTTACAACCTATCACAGAATTACTGCAATTATTTCTTGATCAAAAAGCTAAAGATATTAATAACTATTATGATTTGGCTAAAGAAATGGCAGCTTATACTAAAACCATTAGAAACGCGATTTTCTCAACTTTAGATATAGAAACAAACACCGAACAATTAAATCAATTAAAAGAAACATTTAAACAAATATTGATTCTGGATATAGATAATCAAAGCTTTGCGGATATGTATGCTCAAACCATTGCTTATGGTTTATTTACTGCTAGAATTGGTCATGCACAAAACCCTGGACAATTTGCATTTAATCGCACAACAGCAAGTATTTATATTAGTGATAGAATCCCTTTTTTGAAAGGTTTATTTGATATAGTTATTGCTACAGATAGCGTCAGCAAAATTCATAAGTCAATTGAAAATTTAGTAGAATTACTAAATACAGTTGATATGACCAACATTTTAGAAACATTTGGTAGAGAAACCCGCACAGAAGACCCAGTTATTCACTTTTATGAAACATTTTTAGCAGCTTATCAATCTTCATTAAGAAAAAGTAGAGGAGTTTATTACACTCCTGAACCTGTAGTTAATTTTATTGTGCGTGCTGTTAATGATATTTTAGTGAATGAAGAAATCTTTGATTTACAATATGGTTTAGGAAATAGAAGAGTAACTATTCTTGACCCCGCAACAGGTACAGGAACTTTTTTATATGCAGTTATTAAACAAATTCGAGATAATGTTGCTAAATATGGGATTGATAAATGGAATAATTTTTTAAGAGACGCAAAACTTGTACAGCGTCTCTTTGGTTTTGAATTATTAATGACTCCTTACACTATAGCACATTTAAAATTAGGTTTATTATTAGGAGATTTAGGTTATAAATTTGTACCAGAGGAAAGATTAAAAGTTTATTTAACTAATGCGTTGGAAGAAGGAATAAAACAAGGTGATTTGATTCCAGGAATCACACAAATTATAGCCGAAGAATCAAGTCAAGCGGGAAAAGTAAAAACAGAAGTTCCGGTAATGGTGGTATTAGGAAATCCTCCTTATTCTGTCAGTTCCCAAAATGCTAGTAAACGCAAAAGACTCTTAAACCAAGATGAGAAATATTTAGCTGATGTTGAATATACTGGTTCAGTTTGGAATCGCATTTATAAAACCGGAAAAGCAGGTAAAACCATTACTGAATTAACCCATATTGGGGAACTTTTAGAATTATATAAAGGTAGGGTGAGGTTAGAAAAAGAAAAGAATATTCAACCTTTGGATGACGATTATATTAAATTTATTCGGTTTGCTCAATATCAAATTCAAAAAACACCTAAAGGTTATGGTATTATTGGTTTTATTACTAATCATTCCTATCTCAATGGTTTAATTCATCGGGGAATGAGAGAGGAGTTATTAAAGTATTTTGACACTTTATATATTATGGATTTGCATGGTAATTCTTTATTAAAAGAAACTACACCAAATGGAAATGTTGATCAAAATGTTTTTGATATTCAACAAGGTGTATCTATTTTAATTGCTGTGCGAGAAAAAAGCGAACCTGATTATTTTTCTACTGCTTATAAATCCAGAGATGGAATTAAGGAAATGGCAAAAGTATTATATTATGATCTTTGGGGAAGTCGTGATAAAAAATATAAGTTTTTGGAATCTGCAAGTTTAAATAATGTTGACTGGATAGAGTTACAACCAACTGCACCTAATTACTTTTTTACAGCCATAAATTATTCTCTAGATATAGAGAAAGAATATCAAAATTACTGGAATCTTCAGGATATATTTTTAGTATATTCCAATGTTATAGAAACAGGAAAAGATGATGTTTTAATTTCTTTCAATCAAAACAAAATACAAGAATTTATTAAAAAATTATCTAATCCTGCAATTCTTGATCAAGACATAGCTGATATTTATAAAATTGCAGATTCTTCTAATTGGAACTTTTTTAAATCCCGATTATTAATTATTAAAGATGGTATACAAAATGATCTAATTAAACCGATATATTACAGACCATTTGATATAAGATTTACATATTTTCATAGTATTCTTAGAAGAATGCAAGAAAAAGTTTTAACAAATTTAACTCAAAATAACCTGGGACTATTAGCAATGAGACAAGTAGCTTCAGGAGATAATCAATATACACATTTCATGGTTTGTAATCATATAGTTGATAATCGTAGTTTTTTTAGTAATAGAGGTAGGCCAAGTGTTTTCCCTCTCTACATTTATCCAAATACAGAAAATAAACAAACTAATCTTTTTATAGAAAGAACTTCTAATTTATCTCCAAAATTCTTAGAAGCTATCAAAAACAAACTTGGTAAAACACCAACACCAGAGTACATATTTTATTATGCTTATGCTATTTTTCATAGTCCTACCTATCGCACTAGATACGCTGAATTTCTCAAGATTGATTTTCCTCGTCTTCCCTTAACTAGTAATCAAAAACTATTTAATTCTTTAGCTATAAAAGGAGAAGAATTAGTTAATTTACATTTAATGAAATCCGAGAAACTCGATAATTTAATTACTACATATCAAGCAATAGGAGAAAATCAAGTTAGTGAAGTTACGTATAATTCAGAATTGCAAAGAGTGTATATTAATAAACAGAATTATTTTACAGATATTCCCCAACACATCTGGGAATTTAAAATAGGTGGATATCAAGTATTAGATAAATGGTTAAAAGATAGAAAAAATGCAAATCGAGTATTATCTGAAGATGAAATTATTCATTATCAAAAAATAGTAATTGCTTTAACAGAAACCTTGCGGTTAATGCAGGAAATTGATAGTTTAATTCCTGGTTTTCCGATAGAGTAA
- the glyQ gene encoding glycine--tRNA ligase subunit alpha produces MNFQTVVSLLHQFWGERGCLIAQPYDMEKGAGTKNPHTFLRALGPEPWSVAYVEPCRRPTDGRYGENPNRFQHYYQYQVLIKPSPDNIQEIYLDSLRALGICPEDHDIRFVEDNWEDATVGAWGTGWEVWLDGMEITQFTYFQQCGGIDCRPVSIEITYGLERLVMYLQQVEAITNIQWTDNITYGDVHLQGEIEQCTYNFEASNPEMLLTLFNLYEQEATQLTERELVLPSLDYVIKCSHSFNLLDARGVISVTERTRYIARIRHLARKVAHLYVEQRRKLGFPLQITAVGKK; encoded by the coding sequence GTGAATTTTCAGACAGTAGTAAGTTTATTGCATCAGTTTTGGGGTGAGCGTGGCTGCTTAATTGCCCAACCTTATGACATGGAAAAAGGTGCAGGCACCAAGAATCCCCATACTTTTTTAAGAGCTTTAGGTCCTGAACCTTGGTCTGTAGCTTATGTTGAACCATGTCGTCGTCCTACAGATGGACGTTATGGCGAAAATCCGAACAGATTTCAGCATTACTATCAATACCAAGTATTGATTAAGCCTTCACCGGATAATATTCAGGAGATATATCTTGATTCTTTAAGGGCTTTAGGGATTTGTCCTGAAGACCACGATATTCGTTTTGTGGAAGATAACTGGGAAGATGCGACTGTGGGTGCTTGGGGTACTGGCTGGGAAGTCTGGCTAGATGGGATGGAAATTACTCAATTTACATATTTCCAACAATGCGGGGGAATTGATTGCCGTCCGGTGTCAATTGAGATTACCTATGGACTGGAGCGACTTGTAATGTACCTCCAGCAAGTAGAGGCAATTACGAATATTCAGTGGACAGACAACATTACATATGGAGATGTTCATCTTCAGGGCGAGATTGAACAGTGTACTTATAACTTTGAAGCGTCGAATCCTGAAATGTTACTGACACTATTTAATTTGTATGAGCAAGAAGCTACGCAATTAACAGAGAGAGAACTTGTTTTACCGAGCTTAGACTATGTAATTAAGTGTTCCCATAGTTTTAATTTGCTCGATGCACGGGGTGTAATTTCGGTAACGGAACGGACTCGTTACATTGCAAGGATTCGGCATTTGGCAAGAAAGGTGGCTCATTTATATGTTGAGCAAAGAAGAAAGCTAGGATTTCCACTGCAAATAACTGCTGTTGGCAAAAAATAG
- a CDS encoding serine/threonine-protein kinase: MNTSPFASPENQELLVNRYQLKKLIGKGGMGEVFLAHDVLLGGTPVAIKFLSQTFANPKIQESFNREALLSAALSQKSIHIVRAYDYGMSKSGKAFYVMEYLSGKRLKDLIPVPLSMFFTLARQICLGLQCAHKGISIDGKIHPLVHRDIKPANIIVIPDPILGQLVKILDFGIAKFLNSSNVIHTKGFHGTLPYCSPEQLEGDEVDSRSDIYSLGVMMFEMLTGQKPWQLETQYFGAWYKAHKFEQPKSIPEVNPYIQVPQQLNDLIMTCLEKDLVNRPQNIAEILQTLSKIEQSAHQNQIASVENKSTPHGSLSSELPITITQTCRELVWPENKPIQEIVFPQLINTKKGSMAALWLMLPQQEIINRAHTILHNQFIFITSPHPMLLWVTVLYGRQVVPKWLPCYLDMQNSQNLQLVSTLTNYTSYPLILFTLETPHTCANVLSSSIAPIQQKKLKNWVKQSQQLPSSALSQVSKKMLKHQYKQIQSQMLQYLESQPQIVA; the protein is encoded by the coding sequence GTGAACACAAGCCCATTCGCCTCTCCAGAAAATCAGGAGTTGCTTGTTAATCGTTACCAGCTTAAGAAATTAATTGGTAAAGGTGGCATGGGTGAAGTTTTTTTAGCACATGATGTTTTGCTAGGAGGCACACCTGTTGCCATAAAATTTCTATCCCAAACATTTGCCAACCCCAAAATCCAAGAAAGCTTTAACCGTGAAGCCCTACTCAGTGCCGCTTTGAGCCAAAAGAGCATACATATTGTCCGCGCCTATGATTATGGTATGAGTAAAAGTGGCAAAGCATTTTATGTCATGGAATATTTATCTGGCAAAAGATTAAAAGATTTAATTCCCGTACCTTTGTCAATGTTTTTTACTCTAGCACGCCAGATTTGTTTAGGCTTACAGTGCGCTCATAAAGGTATTAGTATAGATGGAAAAATTCATCCACTAGTTCATAGAGATATTAAGCCAGCTAACATAATAGTGATCCCTGATCCCATTTTGGGGCAATTAGTAAAAATTTTAGACTTTGGTATTGCAAAATTTTTAAATTCTTCCAATGTTATTCATACAAAAGGATTTCATGGGACTTTACCATACTGTTCTCCAGAACAATTAGAAGGGGATGAAGTAGATAGTCGTTCTGATATTTATAGTCTGGGTGTAATGATGTTTGAAATGCTGACAGGACAAAAACCTTGGCAGCTAGAAACTCAATATTTTGGAGCTTGGTATAAAGCACACAAATTTGAACAGCCAAAATCAATTCCTGAGGTAAATCCCTATATTCAAGTACCTCAGCAGTTAAATGATTTAATCATGACTTGTTTAGAAAAAGACTTAGTCAATCGTCCGCAAAATATCGCGGAAATTCTGCAAACATTGTCAAAAATAGAACAGTCTGCTCATCAAAACCAGATAGCTAGTGTAGAAAATAAATCCACTCCTCATGGTTCATTGAGTTCAGAATTACCAATCACAATTACACAAACCTGTCGGGAACTTGTGTGGCCTGAAAATAAACCCATTCAGGAAATTGTTTTTCCACAGTTAATAAATACTAAAAAAGGCTCTATGGCAGCTCTATGGCTGATGCTGCCTCAACAAGAAATTATAAATCGCGCTCATACCATCCTTCATAACCAGTTTATCTTTATTACCTCCCCTCACCCGATGTTACTGTGGGTGACAGTACTTTATGGTCGGCAGGTTGTACCCAAGTGGCTACCTTGCTACTTAGATATGCAAAATTCTCAAAATCTTCAGTTGGTATCGACATTGACCAACTATACATCTTACCCTTTGATTCTTTTTACCCTAGAAACACCCCATACCTGTGCCAATGTTCTCAGCAGCAGCATAGCGCCAATACAGCAAAAAAAATTGAAAAATTGGGTGAAACAAAGTCAGCAGCTACCATCTTCTGCTCTCTCCCAAGTCAGCAAAAAGATGTTAAAACATCAGTATAAACAAATACAGTCTCAAATGCTACAATATCTGGAATCTCAACCTCAGATTGTTGCTTAG
- the gltX gene encoding glutamate--tRNA ligase: protein MTVRVRIAPSPTGNLHIGTARTAVFNYLFARHHGGKFILRIEDTDLERSRPEYTDNILSGLRWLGLNWDEGPFFQSQRLDLYQAAVKKLLEQGLAYRCYTTSDELEALREAQKARNEAPRYDNRHRNLTPEQRAAFEAEGRSSVIRFQIDDGREIVWNDLVRGKMSWRGSDLGGDMVIARASAEGTGQPLYNFVVVVDDIDMQITHVIRGEDHIANTAKQILLYEALGAQIPEFAHTPLILNQEGRKLSKRDGVTSISDFQQMGFTAEGLVNYMTLLGWSAPDSTQEIFTLEAAAKEFTFERVNKAGAKFDWDKLDWLNSQYLHSMPVDKLTDLLIPFWETAGYTFSGGRERPWLEQLAGLIGASLTRLVDAVAMSKMFFIEAVEFSSEGSAQLQQEGVKATLQGILTALENQPQLSPDSAQEIIKQVVKEQKVKKGLVMRSLRAALTGDVHGPDLIQSWLLLNQIGLDKQRLNQAITAAN from the coding sequence GTGACCGTTAGAGTCCGTATTGCTCCAAGTCCAACTGGAAATTTACATATTGGTACAGCCAGAACTGCTGTATTCAATTATCTGTTTGCCCGTCACCATGGCGGCAAGTTTATTCTGAGAATTGAAGATACAGATTTAGAGCGATCGCGCCCTGAATATACTGATAATATTCTGTCAGGACTGCGCTGGTTAGGATTGAACTGGGATGAGGGTCCTTTTTTCCAATCCCAAAGGCTGGATCTCTACCAAGCAGCAGTTAAAAAACTGTTAGAACAGGGATTAGCCTATCGCTGCTACACCACATCTGATGAACTAGAGGCGTTGCGAGAAGCGCAAAAAGCTAGAAACGAAGCTCCTCGCTATGACAACCGTCACCGTAACCTCACCCCAGAACAACGCGCCGCATTTGAAGCGGAAGGACGTTCTTCCGTAATTCGTTTTCAAATTGACGACGGACGAGAAATTGTCTGGAATGATTTAGTACGGGGTAAAATGAGTTGGCGTGGCAGTGACTTGGGTGGTGATATGGTCATCGCTCGCGCCTCCGCCGAAGGTACTGGTCAACCACTGTATAACTTTGTTGTCGTCGTAGATGACATTGATATGCAAATTACTCATGTGATTCGTGGTGAAGACCATATCGCCAACACCGCTAAACAGATTTTGTTGTATGAAGCTTTAGGCGCTCAAATTCCCGAATTTGCCCATACACCGCTGATTTTGAATCAAGAAGGGCGAAAACTTTCCAAACGGGATGGAGTGACTTCTATTTCCGATTTTCAGCAAATGGGTTTTACTGCTGAAGGTTTGGTTAATTATATGACTTTGTTGGGTTGGTCTGCTCCAGATTCAACTCAAGAAATCTTTACTTTGGAAGCAGCAGCCAAAGAATTTACCTTTGAGCGTGTCAATAAAGCCGGTGCTAAATTTGACTGGGATAAACTGGATTGGTTGAATAGCCAATATCTCCATAGTATGCCAGTAGATAAACTCACCGATTTGCTTATACCTTTTTGGGAAACTGCTGGATATACATTTTCTGGTGGTAGAGAGCGTCCTTGGTTAGAGCAACTAGCAGGTTTAATTGGTGCTAGTTTGACTCGGTTGGTAGATGCTGTAGCCATGAGCAAAATGTTTTTTATAGAGGCAGTAGAATTTAGCTCAGAAGGCTCGGCTCAACTTCAGCAAGAAGGAGTGAAAGCTACACTTCAAGGTATCCTCACAGCTTTAGAAAATCAGCCTCAACTGTCACCAGATAGCGCCCAAGAGATCATTAAGCAAGTGGTGAAAGAGCAAAAAGTGAAAAAAGGCTTAGTTATGCGATCGCTCCGAGCCGCTTTAACAGGAGATGTACATGGACCAGATCTCATCCAATCATGGTTATTATTAAATCAGATTGGTTTAGATAAACAACGTTTAAATCAAGCAATTACAGCTGCCAATTAG
- the nadA gene encoding quinolinate synthase NadA — protein MRHASFIGSTAALLNYCQKSPTQEFIVATEPGIIHQMQKLAPDKHFIPAPPQRDCNCNECPFMRLNTLEKLYLAMKNRTPEITLSEEIRIAALRPMQRMLEMSV, from the coding sequence TTGCGTCATGCCAGCTTTATTGGCTCTACAGCCGCCTTACTTAATTATTGTCAAAAAAGTCCTACACAGGAATTTATCGTGGCTACAGAGCCAGGAATAATCCACCAGATGCAAAAACTAGCACCTGACAAACACTTTATTCCCGCACCACCGCAAAGAGATTGTAATTGTAACGAATGTCCATTTATGCGGTTAAATACTCTAGAAAAGTTGTATTTAGCCATGAAAAATCGCACCCCAGAAATTACGTTATCAGAAGAAATTCGTATAGCTGCGCTGCGACCAATGCAACGGATGTTGGAAATGAGTGTTTAG